The Bacteroidota bacterium nucleotide sequence ATTCAATATCTGCAGCATTCAGTTGTTTGATACCGAGCAGGTGTTTAACACTGAGTTTTTTTCCGTTACTCATCCGTTCGTGTTTAACCATACTTTATCTTCTCCGCCATTCTCACTCCATTCCACTGTTACATTTTCCGAACTCACCGTATCCACGGTTCTTCCGGTGTATTTTGCCTGGATCGGAAGATTGCGGCTGAAGCGTCTGTCAACCAGAACAAGCAATTCCACATCTTTCGGACGGCCGAATGCCATCATTGCATCCAGTCCTGAGCGAATGGTTCTTCCGGTGAAAAGAACATCATCGATCATGATCACATTTTTATCTTCGATGATGAAATCAATATTTGTTTTATTCGGGACGAGATCCTTTCTCCGGAAATCATCGCGATAAAAAGTAACATCGAGTTCTCCCAATGGAATTTTATCGTTGGAAAGAATTTTTCCGAGCGTTTTGTGAATGCGCCTTGCAAGCAGGATCCCTCGTGGCTGAAGGCCAATGATCACTGAGGAAGAAAAATCGTCGTGTACTTCGATCAACTGGTGGCAAAGACGATTGATCGTAATGGAGAACTGCTGCGGATTGAGTATTAATCGTGGAGCCATATTCGGCGATTCAAAGATAATTAATCGGCGCTTTGAACTTCACCCGACATTCAATTGTTTCAAACCAAAAATGAACATTCACCGAATAAACTTTCCTGTTTCCGGATCGCATTTGAGCGTGTCGCGTATTTCTCTTCTTCCTTCGATCGGAAAATCTACAAAGTGAATAGCGTGTTCGTGAACCAATGCGGGTTCGAATTTCTGATATGCATAATGAAGCTGGTCGTAAAGAGAATCATGCCTCCAGAAAAAATTTCCATTATCCGAATTCAGTTTACCAACCATGCCGAGCGAGGAAACATAAATTGCATTTCCATCCAATACCGGCTGACCGGGATTCGGCACTTTAAAAACACTTTCCCATTCCGGTTTAGTTGCTCCTTCGGGGAACGCTGCAAAATAAGTTTTCACTCCTTCATGATCTGTTTCCTGCCAGTTCACAAAATATTTTCCGGAGGAAAGGGGGATAATAAAAATCTTGTCGACAAGAAATTCCGCCTTCAGGTCAAACAAAAATTTCCGCCGTGAAGAAACAGTATCTGAACATTCCACTTTTCCTTTGTAAGAAGAATAGAAGCGATTACCACCAATCAAACCGGTGAAATCATCGTAGGCAGACCGCTCGTCTTTATTGAGTTCAACTCCTTTCACCACTCCGGGCTTCAGATCTGCAACTGCATTCTTCGGCGCAACAGAAATATTCTTGTCAATGACAACCGGCCTGTTCCCGCACGCGAATCCGGCAACAGCCAGCACAAGTACCGATAAATTTTTCATTGACATCATCGAAAAGCAAATTTACACAGAGGGCAATGATATTGAAAGTGATCTCAAAATTGACATTCAATCATGAAATAATAAAACAAAATTCACAGAATGTGGCAGGAAGAGAAATCACAAACTGTTAAAGCCACCAATGAATTTTGGAATTTGTTATTTGAGATTTTCCGGAAATGCATATTCAATTTTGAGGACCTGATTATACTATCGCTGATTGTGCAGGTGAAAATTCTGTGCCGCCCGGTATTGAAGAAATTTCTGGCGGATAAAAACAGCGAGATCATATTCTGATGCAGTTTTCAGAAATGATTCCGGGATATTTATAAAATCAATGAAGTTGTCAAATTCATTTTCCTGCAGATCGATCACGCCCGACTTATTATAGGTGCGGAAAAGTTCTTTCAGTATATCGCGCTTGTTGTCTTCATTCTCCAGCATGGCCACTGCTTCTTTCGAGCGCCCTTCCCTGCTGTAGCGCTCATAGAGGTAAGTGATCGGGCTCTCCACTGCGTCGGTAACGCCCGAGGTTGTTCGCGTTTGTACAGCGCCTATGTGTTCTCTTTCTTTCTGAATTTCGCTGAGATCTTTTGCGGGATAAATGACGACTGAGTTCATCACGTTCGCTTTCATTTTTAAACCGATCCGCTCTGAATATTCATTGCGCATCACAGAATCGCGAAAACAAATACGGACAGGATTATATCCACCGGAAGAAATAACAAACGTATCTGATTTCAATCCGCCAATCCTGAATTCACCACCGGCAGCCGCATTTTGCCCGCTTCCAGTTCTATGGTTTACCACGATCGGCATCAGTTTCAGCGAAGAGTCCATCACATCATACACGCGTCCTTTGAAGACGATGCGTGTGGTGTCATTCTGTGCGTGTACTTCCGAACAGAGGAAAAAAATAAAAAAATATGCAAGGAGATTTTTCAATTCTGTGAGCGGCGGTTCTTCATCCACTTATAGATCCTTCCGGGTTTTCCTTTGTTCTGCTTTTTGTCCATGTCGTGCTGATTCTCACCGTAAAATTTCTTTCCGTGAATATTCCAGGCAACATCAAAATAAAAACCGGTATCGGAAATACTAAGGAGATCTTTTTTCTCCGAAGCAAAACGCATGCGATAATCGGCTGAGATCATAAACCCACGTCCAAGTGTTCGTGCAACACCACAACCGAGATTTCCGCAATACCATTTTTCCATGAGACGCATACCGATGTAATATTTATTATTGTCGTTGAGCGAAGGGCCAATGTAAGTTCCTCTCCAGTCGAGATGGCCGGCACCGAATAGAAATTTAAAAAGGTATTTTGTCTGGCCTATGTCGAAAAGAAAATTTCCGTCGAGTTCAGAATTCCACGCCTTAATATCATTGATGGATCCCGAAGCGTGATTCACAAAACCGGAATACTCGAAACTCCAGTAGAACCAGGGTTTAGTATGAATACCAATAAAAAAATGATCGCCCGGTTTATAATTTCCTTTCACTTCTTTCCTGTTATTGATAACGGAAAAACACGGACCTCCGCCAATGGAAATAAAGGGATGGAATTTTGCCGAACCCGGAACAATACCCATGTAGGTTTCCTGCGCGCCCAGGTGTGCAGCAAAAAACAAAATCAAGAGAAGAAAAATTCCCGGAACCTTCATACTATAAAGATAAGACGAAGTTCCCAGTGAAAAGATGCTCTGCTGCAAATGGTTCAGCTGCCAAGAGTGATCCTGCTATGAAAATTACAATGACGCAGAAGGGGTATATTACAAAACGGGCGTTTGTTTCCCCCGTGCTAAAGAATGCTACATAATGATCCGGAAAGAGAAAATCGTCGGGGTGAGAGGACTCGAACCTCCGGCCTCCACGTCCCGAACGTGGCGCGCTAGCCAACTGCGCTACACCCCGAATTGAATCGGTTTCCGCAAAAGTAATATTTTCATTATTCCCGATTGGTTTTGCTTCTGCCTCCGGCGGCGATAACTTCATTTTCATCGCGGAGATGGAAAAAAAAACTATTTTTGCTGAAACAGGTCAATGACCAAAAATCCTACTATGAAAAACCGTTTTATCAAGTCGTGGCTTCTCCCGGCCGCTGTTCTTGTCTTTGCACTTCATTCCTGTGGTAATGATGGCGATGGAAAAACTCCTACTGATTCTACTGCGGGAGATTCTACAGCTACAAAAGGGGATACAACCAAAAATCTGAACATGATCTCCGTGCCTTCTCCAACAGAAGTTTTCGGTTACATGAAAATGGTTGGTGCATCAAATGCCAATTCGAATTATCTCAATCCTACTGATAATGAGAAAAAATATGAGAGCAAAAAATCGCAGTCTTTAAATCTTGGCATATATTCTGCTGACCTGCTGTATTGCTCCACGTTCGGAGTCTCCGATAAAGTTCTTGGCTATTTCGGCACCTGCATGCGCATGGGCGATAAACTGAAAGTAGCAACCAACCTCACGGATAAAGACAAAGACCGCATCAGCAAAAATACCGGTAACGGCGATTCACTTGTTGCAATTTCGAATGACATGTATCTTTCTTCATTCGAGAATCTCGAGAATACCGATCGCGGCGGAGACCTTAGTCTCATGCTTGCAGGAGGATGGGTGGAAAGCCTTTACCTTATGAGTAACATGGTTAAAGATTTTGACAAAGACAAATCAACGGCTGAACACATAGCTGAACAGCGTCTCGCACTTGGAAATCTTATTGAATTCATGGACAAGTACGCTGCTAAAGATGCCGATGTAAAAGCTGTTCAGGATCAGATCAAAGATTTAAAAACACTTTTCGATGCATCGCAAACCTCGGGAACCAACAGTGCCACCTCCAAGAAAAATGGAAAACTTGTCATAGGCGGCGGTGCAAAAACAACACTCACCAAAGATCAGTTTGATAAGATCCAGAGTAAACTCAATGAAATACGTACCGGTTATATTAACCTCCAGTAAGAATCAACCTCAGAAAAAATAACTATGAAAAAGCTGTCGAAATATGTTTTGATTGCCGCAATGATCGGCATCACTGCACCTATTCCTTCACAGAATACCTGTTTAATGTATCACCGCCAGCCGGGATGCAGCCAGGCGTCTGAAGAAGGTTTCATTTACAATTCACAATCGAAAAGCGGTTTGTTCGCAAAAGGAACAACTTCTAAACTCAAAGCTATTTTCTACGCAGGATTCGATTATTCGATCTCTCTCTGCGCAGATCCGGCATTGGGAACCGAAATTGGTCTTGTTCTTTCTGATGCATCCACAGGCGAAGTGCTCTATGATAATGCAACAGATAACAAATCCAGTCACATGGAATTCTCCTGCGAATCTACTCGCAACATGTTCGTCACCGTCACCATTCCCGGCGAAGGTGTTAGCCGCGGCAAAGCAGTAGATGCTGCCTGCCTCGGAATTCTCATTGAGCAAAAAGTTACCCCGAAAGTCGGTTTCTGACCGCTCGTCAATTTTATTTCAAAAAAGCCCTGTCTTCATTACGAACGACGGGGCTTTTTTATTTTCTTTGATTCACCTCAAAACAAATTCCTGAAAATTATGCGCTACCAGAATGTGCTACTGATCGCTTCCTGTTTTATTCTCTTCGCTGCAACCGGCGGCGACAAAAAAAAATGGAATGTAAATGATCCTCCCGGCGATTATAAAGATGTTTCCTTCACCGTTACAGAAGGGACGTGGATGAATCTCGATGTGAGCCCTGACGGAAAAACAATTGCATTCGATCTGCTTGGTGATATTTATTCCATTCCGATCACAGGAGGAACTGCTACTCCTTTACAAACAGGTCTTGCCTGGCAATGTCAACCTCGATTCAGTCCCGATGGAAAAACAATTTGTTTTACAAGTGACGGTGGTGGTGGAGATAATATCTGGACGATGAAAGCAGATGGCTCCGATGCAAAACAAGTGACCAAAGAAAATTTCCGCTTGCTCAATAATGCCGTATGGTCTGGCGATGGCCAATATCTCATTGGAAGAAAACATTTTTCCTCTACCCGTTCACTCGGTGCCGGAGAAATGTGGATGTATCACAAAACCGGCGGTGATGGAATTCAACTCACGAAAAAGAAAAATGCACAACAGGATGTGAACGAACCCAGCGCTTCTCCCGATGGAAAATATTTATACTACAGCGAGGACATGTATCCAGGCGGATTTTTCCAGTACAACAAAGATCCCAACAACCAGATCTATGTGATCAATCGCTATGATCTTACCAGCGGAGAAATTACAAACGTTACGGGCGGACCCGGTGGCGCATTTCGCCCGCAGGTGTCACACGATGGAAAATTACTGGCATTCGTGCGACGCGTTCATGAAAAATCTGTTTTGTACCTGCGCGATCTTGCAACTGGAGAAGAATGGCCTGTGTATGATGATCTGAGCAAAGATCAGCAGGAGGCATGGTGCATCTTCGGAGTGTATACTGGTTTCAACTGGATGCCCGATAACAAACACATCATCATCTGGGCGAAAGGAAAAATTAAAAATGTGGACATCTCTACTCAGAAAGCAACTGAAATTCCTTTCTCCGTTACTTGTCATCACAGAATTTATAACGCGCTTCATTTCGATCACGATGCTGCTCCCGATAAATTCACCGCGAAAATGATCCGCAACGCAGTGACTTCTCCCGATGAAAAATGGCTCGTGTTCAATGCGGCCGGTTATCTCTGGAAAAAACAATTACCGAACGGAACTCCATCGCGACTCACAACGGGAACTGATTTTGAATTCGAACCCGCATTCTCGAACGATGGAAATAAACTCACTTATGTTTCATGGAACGATGAAAATACAGGAGCGGTGATGTCGCTCGATATGAAAAATCCGAAAGCCGTTCCGGTGAAGATCACCAGTGAAAAAGGAATTTTCCGCACGCCATCTTTTTCTCCTGACGGAAAAACAATTGCATTCTGGAAAGAAGGCGGCAATGATCACCAGGGATTTACCTATAGCGTAAAACCCGGAATTTATTCTGTTTCATCTTCGGGAGGAAATGCAGCTTTTCTTTTTGATAACGGCGGACAAAAACCAATGTATTCTTCTGATGGAAAAGAAATTTTTTATTATTTGGACAATGGCGATTCGAAAGAACTCGATGCTTACGATGTGGAAAAGAAAACTTCGAAGCAAGTAGCCACTTCTCCTTACGCTTGGGAAATAATTCCGAGTCCCGATAATAAATGGATCGCATTCCGCGAGCTTTTCAAAGTTTACGTCTGTGCTTTTCCTCCTTCCGGAAAATCGCTCGATCTCAGCAAAGACATGAGCCAGGTGCCAATGAATTGTGTAACGCGCGATGCAGGTCAATCCATTTGCTGGAGCAGCGACAGTAAAAAAATTCACTGGACGATGGGCAGTAAATATTTTGAAAGAGAAATTAAAAACACATTCACATTCGTCAATGGAGCTTCCGATTCTCTTCCTGCACTTGATACCACTGGAATTGAGATCGGCCTGGAATTGCAATCGGATAAACCAAAAGGAACGATCGCATTGACCAACGCACGCATCATTACCATGAATGCAAACAGTGATGTGATCGAAAACGGAGTAGTTGTGGTAAAAGAAAATAAAATAATCGCGGTTGGAAAAACCGGTGATGTGCAGATTCCTTCCGATGCAAAAGTCATTGACTGCAGTGGCAAAACAATTATGCCCGGGCTCGTGGATGTGCATGCGCACCTGGGAACTTTCCGCCAGGGATTGTCTCCTCAAAAACAATGGAGCTATTATGCGAATCTTGCTTTCGGTGTAACCACTACGCACGATCCTTCTTCGAATACAGAAATGGTTTTTTCACAATCGGAAGCAGTACGTGCCGGAAACATGATCGGCCCGAGAATTTTTTCTACCGGTTGGATTCTTTATGGCGCTGAAGGAGATTTCAAAGCCGTCATCAACAATTATGACGATGCACGTTCTGCAGTTTACCGCACAAAAGAATGCGGCGCATTTTCAGTGAAGAGTTATAATCAGCCGCGGCGTGAACAAAGACAACAGGTGATAGCTGCTGCACGCAGCATGCAGATGGAAGTTGTTCCAGAAGGCGGATCCTTTTTTTATCACAACATGACGATGATCCTCGACGGACACACCGGCATCGAACACAATATTCCTGTTGTTCCTGTTTATGATGATGTCGTGAAATTGTGGAGCGCAAGTAAAACCGGTTACACGCCAACACTCATTGTCACTTACGGCGCTACAAGCGGAGAAAATTACTGGTACCAGCATTCCAATGTGTGGGAAAATTCAAAACTGCTTAATTTTTATCCACGCGGTGAGATCGATTCACGCTCGCGCCACCGCACGATGATCCCGGAAGAAGAATACAACAACGGTTTCATTCTTGTTTCCCAGTCGTGCAAAAAATTAGCGGATGCCGGAGTGAAAGTTAATCTCGGCGCACACGGGCAATTGCAGGGGCTGGGCGCTCACTGGGAATTGTGGATGCTGCAGATGGGTGGAATGACGAACATGGAAGCGTTGCGTTGCGCAACAATGAACGGCGCCTATTACATTGGCATGGACAAACAGATCGGTTCAATAGAAACAGGAAAATTAGCCGACATCATTGTGCTCGACAAAAATCCGCTGGAGGACATTCATAATTCGCAGTATGTGAAATACACAATGATCAATGGAAGAATTTACGATACGGAAACCATGAACGAGATCGGCAATTACGATAAGAAACGCACAAAATTCTGGTGGGAGAATCCAAAATATTCGGCGCAGTACAACTGGCACGAAGAAACAAATTCATTCATGGACGATAATTGCGGAAATATTGAATAGTGGATGTAGGTGAATTACGGATTTTCTACGGAATACGGATTACAGAGGTAAACCGATTTTACAGTGGGTTTGCATACAATACTCCGTAATCTCCGTTCCAATTCGTAATCTGTATTCCGTAGAAAATCCGTAATCCTCCCCCTAAATGGGAACGGTTATTGCAAATGAAAATCACCACCTTTTGTCTTAACTTCATCGTCATGAAAAAATTACTGCTCTTCCCCGCCCTTCTTTTTTCATTCATTTGTTTTGCACAAAAAGATTCTTCGCACGTTGTCACTTATCACAAGAACGGAAAAGTGAACGAGGATTATCATTTGAATGCGAGTGGCGACAAGGATGGTCCGTATCTGAAAATGGGACGCAACGGAAAAAAATATGTTTCGGGCCAATACAAAGACGGAATTCCAATTGGTGTGTGGGAATATTTCGCTTCCGATACCACCGGAGATCTTGTGCAGAAACTGGATTTCGATTCGCACAAAGAAATTTTTGTGGATCCCGTGAGGCAGAATATGCTCATTTGCGGCCCGCGCTATTTCGGTGGCAATATGCTGAAGCAGGAATACATTCAGCACAGGATAAAAACAGATTTCACGGCAGAGGAAAGAGAAAAACTAAAGGGTGAGAAATATACTGTTTCATTCACAATCGATAGTGTTTCTCTGAAACCGGTGCTGGTCAATTGCAATGAAACTGATGTTCCACCGGATGTAAAACCAAAACTTGAAAAAATTGTTTCTGAAATGCCGGCGTGGCTCCCACCTGTTTGCAAAGATGAAAAAGTGTGGAGATTCAGTGTGACGTTTGCGTTTTGAATGACACAACAAATTCACAACCGGAAGAATTTTCTTCACCAAAATAATTTTCTTTTAACAAAATCACTTTCTCTCCAATCCCATCGTACTTTTGAATTGCAATGCACTCTCCTTCTTCCATTCTAAAAAAATACTGGAGCTTTGAAAATTTCCGTCCGAACCAGGAAGAAATTATAAAAAGTGTGCTTGATGGAAAAGATACGCTCGCATTGCTTCCAACAGGCGGCGGAAAATCAATTTGCTTTCAGGTGCCTGCATTATGCAGCGACGGAATCTGTATTGTTGTTTCTCCGCTCATTGCGCTCATGCAGGACCAGGTTGAAAATTTAAATGCACGCGGAATAAAAGCCATCGCCATTACTTCTGTGATGTCGAAAAAAGAAGTGGATGTTGCTTTTGATAATTGCGTTTATGGCGATCTGAAATTCCTTTATCTCTCGCCCGAACGATTGCAAACAGAAATGGCGCGCATACGCATTTCAAAAATGAATGTGAATCTTTTCGCGATCGATGAAGCGCATTGCATTTCCCAATGGGGATATGATTTTCGTCCGCCGTACCTGCAGGTTGCCGCTTTGCGCGAAATTCATCCTCACATTCCCGTGCTCGCGCTTACTGCTACTGCAACGCTTCGTGTTGTAGATGATATCCAGGAAAAATTATTATTCAAAAAGAAAAATGTTTTCCGGAGCAGTTTCGCGAGAACAAATCTTGCTTACACCATTCGCAAAACAGAAAATAAAATTGACCCTGTCGTAAAATTATCTTCCACACCCGAAGGAAGCGGCATCGTGTATGTGCGCAGTCGCCGGCGCACGCGGGAGATCTCAGATTTTTTGAAACGGAAAGGAATTGCATCTTCATTCTATCATGCCGGGCTTCCTGCTGCAGAACGGATCACCACGCAGAAAGAATGGTTGAGCGGAAAATCGAAAGTGATCGTGGCAACAAATGCATTCGGAATGGGAATTGACAAAGCCAATGTCCGTTTTGTG carries:
- a CDS encoding PD40 domain-containing protein — its product is MRYQNVLLIASCFILFAATGGDKKKWNVNDPPGDYKDVSFTVTEGTWMNLDVSPDGKTIAFDLLGDIYSIPITGGTATPLQTGLAWQCQPRFSPDGKTICFTSDGGGGDNIWTMKADGSDAKQVTKENFRLLNNAVWSGDGQYLIGRKHFSSTRSLGAGEMWMYHKTGGDGIQLTKKKNAQQDVNEPSASPDGKYLYYSEDMYPGGFFQYNKDPNNQIYVINRYDLTSGEITNVTGGPGGAFRPQVSHDGKLLAFVRRVHEKSVLYLRDLATGEEWPVYDDLSKDQQEAWCIFGVYTGFNWMPDNKHIIIWAKGKIKNVDISTQKATEIPFSVTCHHRIYNALHFDHDAAPDKFTAKMIRNAVTSPDEKWLVFNAAGYLWKKQLPNGTPSRLTTGTDFEFEPAFSNDGNKLTYVSWNDENTGAVMSLDMKNPKAVPVKITSEKGIFRTPSFSPDGKTIAFWKEGGNDHQGFTYSVKPGIYSVSSSGGNAAFLFDNGGQKPMYSSDGKEIFYYLDNGDSKELDAYDVEKKTSKQVATSPYAWEIIPSPDNKWIAFRELFKVYVCAFPPSGKSLDLSKDMSQVPMNCVTRDAGQSICWSSDSKKIHWTMGSKYFEREIKNTFTFVNGASDSLPALDTTGIEIGLELQSDKPKGTIALTNARIITMNANSDVIENGVVVVKENKIIAVGKTGDVQIPSDAKVIDCSGKTIMPGLVDVHAHLGTFRQGLSPQKQWSYYANLAFGVTTTHDPSSNTEMVFSQSEAVRAGNMIGPRIFSTGWILYGAEGDFKAVINNYDDARSAVYRTKECGAFSVKSYNQPRREQRQQVIAAARSMQMEVVPEGGSFFYHNMTMILDGHTGIEHNIPVVPVYDDVVKLWSASKTGYTPTLIVTYGATSGENYWYQHSNVWENSKLLNFYPRGEIDSRSRHRTMIPEEEYNNGFILVSQSCKKLADAGVKVNLGAHGQLQGLGAHWELWMLQMGGMTNMEALRCATMNGAYYIGMDKQIGSIETGKLADIIVLDKNPLEDIHNSQYVKYTMINGRIYDTETMNEIGNYDKKRTKFWWENPKYSAQYNWHEETNSFMDDNCGNIE
- the pyrR gene encoding bifunctional pyr operon transcriptional regulator/uracil phosphoribosyltransferase PyrR, producing the protein MAPRLILNPQQFSITINRLCHQLIEVHDDFSSSVIIGLQPRGILLARRIHKTLGKILSNDKIPLGELDVTFYRDDFRRKDLVPNKTNIDFIIEDKNVIMIDDVLFTGRTIRSGLDAMMAFGRPKDVELLVLVDRRFSRNLPIQAKYTGRTVDTVSSENVTVEWSENGGEDKVWLNTNG